A DNA window from Anaerocolumna sp. AGMB13020 contains the following coding sequences:
- the lgt gene encoding prolipoprotein diacylglyceryl transferase, with amino-acid sequence MMLLNAGTNINFPNLGIKLKDVGSSINFFGFSIAYYGIAIAIGMVVGYLVAEWQAKRTGQNKDLYLDFALYAIILSVIGARVYYVIFNWNEYKDSPLQIFNIRNGGLAIYGGIITAVITAFVYTKIKKISFGLLADTAVLGLIAGQIIGRWGNFFNREAFGEYSDGLFAMQLNIKDVSSDYTMPVAQLAQKFAGKEQAYQKILEIRNNAVSIEGIPYIQVQPTFLYESVWNLILLVLLILYSKHKKFDGEVFLLYLFGYGLGRLWIEGYRTDQLFLFNTPLAVSQLLSGILVIAAAIVIVAMRRRKTKKTV; translated from the coding sequence ATGATGCTATTAAATGCTGGTACGAATATTAATTTTCCGAATCTGGGAATCAAACTTAAGGATGTAGGCTCTTCTATTAATTTTTTTGGCTTTTCCATAGCATATTACGGTATTGCCATCGCCATCGGCATGGTGGTTGGTTATCTTGTGGCAGAGTGGCAGGCGAAAAGAACCGGACAAAATAAAGATTTATATCTGGATTTTGCCTTGTATGCAATTATACTGTCTGTAATAGGCGCAAGAGTCTATTATGTAATATTCAACTGGAATGAGTACAAAGATTCTCCTCTTCAGATATTTAATATACGAAATGGCGGTCTTGCAATCTATGGTGGTATCATAACGGCTGTTATTACTGCATTTGTCTATACAAAAATCAAGAAAATATCCTTTGGGCTTCTGGCTGATACAGCTGTTCTGGGACTTATAGCAGGACAGATTATAGGCAGATGGGGAAACTTTTTTAACAGGGAGGCTTTTGGCGAGTATTCGGATGGATTATTTGCTATGCAGCTTAACATAAAAGATGTCAGCAGTGACTACACTATGCCTGTTGCACAACTGGCGCAGAAATTTGCCGGTAAGGAACAGGCGTACCAAAAGATATTGGAAATCAGAAACAATGCTGTTAGTATTGAAGGAATTCCTTACATTCAGGTTCAGCCTACCTTTTTGTACGAATCTGTATGGAATTTGATTCTGCTGGTATTACTTATCCTTTACTCAAAACATAAGAAGTTTGATGGGGAAGTATTCCTGCTCTATTTGTTTGGCTACGGACTGGGTCGGTTATGGATAGAAGGTTATCGTACAGATCAGTTATTTCTTTTTAACACACCTCTGGCTGTATCGCAGTTGTTGTCCGGAATCCTGGTTATAGCTGCTGCAATTGTTATTGTGGCAATGAGACGTCGAAAAACAAAGAAAACTGTATAA
- a CDS encoding septum formation initiator family protein — MEENKRKYTRQDSYYDGNAVRKLQYATEPDDDREEIRNVPKVKPKPAVRRRAKGRPVMNLFSVFFLTAAIGITVYTCIGYLNVQTQITQKQNEIALLERDLAKLKNDNDANLAKIDTSINLKYIYEYATGKLGMVYPDDSQVILYESNVSDYVKQYKDIPKAEDDSLFGKLKK; from the coding sequence ATGGAGGAGAATAAGCGTAAGTATACCCGGCAAGACAGTTACTATGACGGCAATGCAGTCAGAAAACTGCAATACGCCACAGAGCCGGATGACGACAGAGAAGAAATAAGAAATGTTCCTAAGGTAAAGCCAAAGCCGGCTGTTAGAAGAAGAGCTAAGGGCAGACCGGTTATGAATTTGTTTTCTGTATTTTTTCTTACAGCTGCCATCGGAATAACAGTTTATACTTGTATAGGTTACCTGAATGTGCAAACACAAATAACGCAAAAGCAGAATGAAATTGCGTTACTTGAACGCGATCTGGCGAAATTAAAGAATGATAACGATGCTAATCTGGCTAAAATCGATACTTCCATTAATTTGAAGTATATATATGAATATGCTACCGGTAAATTGGGGATGGTCTATCCCGATGACAGCCAGGTAATACTGTATGAGAGCAATGTCAGTGACTATGTAAAACAATACAAAGACATACCGAAGGCAGAAGACGATTCCTTATTTGGCAAACTGAAGAAGTAA
- a CDS encoding Stp1/IreP family PP2C-type Ser/Thr phosphatase gives MKSFSITDTGIARLVNQDYVYANEDGIGELPNLFIVADGMGGHNAGDYASRFCVETFIEIIEKTEVSQPVGAMSQGILLTNERLLKEADSKPELQGMGTTFVVATVINNNLYVANVGDSRLYLIRNKNIRQITEDHSLVEEMVRNGEIERDKARFHPNKNIITRAIGAGESVIPDYFEVELCPEDVVLMCSDGLSNMMDDLDILSVVNCYNEDLKSACLELINKANENGGKDNISVVMLKL, from the coding sequence ATGAAATCATTTTCGATAACAGATACAGGAATAGCCAGGCTTGTCAATCAGGACTATGTTTATGCCAATGAGGATGGAATTGGCGAACTACCGAATTTATTTATTGTTGCCGATGGCATGGGAGGACACAATGCCGGCGATTATGCCTCCAGATTCTGTGTAGAGACTTTTATTGAAATCATCGAAAAAACAGAGGTCAGTCAACCGGTGGGAGCCATGTCCCAGGGTATCCTGTTAACAAATGAGAGACTGTTAAAGGAAGCTGATTCGAAACCAGAATTACAAGGTATGGGAACTACCTTTGTAGTAGCAACTGTTATAAATAACAACCTTTATGTAGCAAATGTTGGTGACAGCCGCTTATATTTAATCAGAAATAAGAACATAAGGCAGATTACAGAGGATCATTCCCTCGTTGAGGAAATGGTAAGAAACGGTGAAATAGAACGGGATAAGGCGCGTTTTCATCCCAATAAGAATATTATCACAAGGGCAATAGGAGCCGGTGAATCGGTAATACCGGATTACTTCGAAGTGGAGTTATGTCCTGAGGATGTGGTGCTAATGTGCTCTGATGGCCTTTCCAATATGATGGATGATTTGGATATTCTGTCAGTTGTGAATTGTTATAATGAGGATTTAAAAAGTGCCTGTTTGGAACTTATAAACAAAGCCAATGAAAACGGCGGAAAAGACAATATTTCCGTGGTTATGCTAAAATTGTAA
- the rsmH gene encoding 16S rRNA (cytosine(1402)-N(4))-methyltransferase RsmH codes for MEFKHISVLLQETIDMLNIRGNGIYVDGTLGGGGHSYEICKRLESGGRLIGIDQDEAAIQAASLRLENFKDKVTIIRSNYVNMKKVLEEQGIHKVDGIMLDLGVSSHQLDTTARGFSYKEDAPLDMRMDTRMDISAKDIVNGYSEFDLYRIIRDYGEDKFAKNIAKHIVRIREEQPIETTGQLTEAIKAAIPAKLRMNGHPGKKTFQAIRIELNKELEVLSSTLEDMINLLNDNGRLCIITFHSLEDRIVKSFFRNKENPCTCPPSFPVCVCGNKSLGKVITRKALLPSEEEIVNNKRSKSAKLRVFERHI; via the coding sequence ATTGAATTTAAGCATATATCAGTACTGCTGCAAGAGACCATTGACATGTTAAATATCCGTGGAAACGGAATATATGTAGATGGAACTTTAGGCGGGGGTGGCCACTCCTATGAAATATGCAAAAGGCTTGAGAGCGGAGGCAGACTGATTGGTATTGACCAGGATGAAGCTGCGATACAAGCTGCCAGTTTGCGCCTTGAGAATTTTAAAGACAAGGTTACTATAATAAGAAGTAATTACGTCAACATGAAGAAGGTATTGGAGGAACAGGGGATTCATAAGGTAGACGGAATTATGCTGGATTTAGGTGTGTCCTCGCATCAGCTGGATACTACCGCCAGAGGTTTCTCCTATAAGGAAGATGCACCTTTGGACATGCGTATGGATACCAGAATGGATATCTCAGCAAAAGATATTGTTAACGGCTACAGTGAATTCGATTTATATCGTATTATCAGAGACTACGGTGAGGATAAGTTTGCAAAAAATATTGCAAAACATATTGTTCGAATAAGAGAAGAGCAGCCCATTGAAACAACTGGTCAGCTGACAGAAGCCATCAAAGCTGCAATTCCTGCCAAACTCCGTATGAACGGGCATCCCGGCAAAAAGACCTTTCAGGCAATCAGGATTGAGCTGAATAAAGAGCTGGAAGTATTAAGCAGTACTCTTGAGGATATGATAAATCTGCTAAATGATAATGGAAGGCTTTGTATCATTACTTTTCACTCTCTTGAGGATAGAATCGTCAAATCATTTTTTAGGAACAAAGAAAACCCATGTACCTGCCCGCCCAGCTTTCCGGTATGTGTATGCGGTAATAAAAGCCTTGGAAAGGTAATAACACGAAAAGCATTATTACCATCAGAAGAAGAAATAGTAAATAACAAAAGATCAAAAAGCGCTAAACTCAGAGTGTTTGAGCGCCACATATAA
- the rsgA gene encoding ribosome small subunit-dependent GTPase A: MKGKILKGIGGFYYVFTEKEQLYECKAKGIFRNQNIKPLVGDDVEMDILDEEMKKGNIIHILERTNELIRPAVANVDQAMIIFAAAKPAPNLNLLDRFLILMLQQKVETIICFNKTDVVTEKEISLLEETYRNCGYKTLFTSTFTEEGINSAKELLAHRTTVLAGPSGVGKSSIINLLSPEANTKTGEISEKIQRGKHTTRHSELIAVGDETFVMDTPGFSSLYLEGLEKDELKDFFPEFKQYDSQCRFLGCMHLNEPDCNVKEALKNGRISKIRYKNYKDLFEELNNKKKKF, from the coding sequence ATGAAGGGAAAGATATTAAAAGGTATTGGCGGCTTTTATTATGTATTTACAGAGAAGGAACAACTTTATGAATGCAAGGCAAAAGGGATCTTTCGAAATCAGAATATTAAGCCGCTGGTAGGCGATGACGTGGAGATGGACATTCTGGATGAGGAGATGAAAAAAGGTAATATCATTCATATCCTTGAGCGGACAAATGAACTTATCCGGCCTGCTGTAGCAAATGTGGACCAGGCAATGATTATTTTTGCCGCTGCCAAACCTGCTCCGAATCTTAATCTGCTGGATCGCTTTTTGATACTAATGCTGCAGCAGAAGGTTGAAACCATTATTTGCTTTAACAAAACGGACGTAGTTACAGAAAAAGAAATTTCTTTGTTAGAGGAAACTTATCGTAATTGTGGCTATAAGACATTGTTTACCAGTACCTTTACAGAGGAGGGGATAAACTCTGCAAAGGAGCTGCTGGCTCATAGGACTACGGTGCTTGCAGGGCCTTCTGGCGTTGGTAAATCTTCCATCATAAATCTGCTCTCTCCGGAAGCTAATACAAAAACCGGTGAAATCAGTGAAAAGATACAAAGAGGAAAACATACAACGAGACACTCAGAACTTATAGCTGTTGGGGATGAGACTTTTGTTATGGATACACCGGGATTTAGTTCCCTGTATCTTGAAGGTCTGGAGAAAGATGAGTTAAAAGATTTTTTTCCGGAATTTAAGCAATACGATTCACAATGCAGATTCTTAGGCTGCATGCATCTGAATGAACCGGACTGCAATGTAAAAGAAGCCTTAAAGAATGGGAGAATCAGTAAAATACGATATAAAAATTATAAAGATTTGTTTGAAGAATTAAATAACAAAAAAAAGAAATTTTAG
- a CDS encoding thiamine diphosphokinase: protein MSDGILIITGGEITFPFVRDYLAGRSFDKVIAVDRGLMAAKQLNLAVDYAVGDFDSVSEEVITYYKQKSGVQIVEYNPMKDATDTELALDLAVSLEPEQILILGATGTRADHMLANIGLLYMPLTKKIRTTLIDKNNKIYMINHDAVLYRNKLHGPNVSLLPFTETVDKITLKGFKYPLDEYTLKLGSSIGISNEVTEERAEIILGSGILLVIEAKD, encoded by the coding sequence ATGAGTGATGGAATACTTATAATCACCGGTGGTGAGATAACCTTCCCCTTTGTGAGGGATTATCTTGCCGGAAGAAGTTTTGATAAAGTGATAGCAGTGGATAGAGGACTTATGGCAGCGAAACAGCTGAATCTTGCTGTGGATTATGCAGTAGGAGATTTTGACTCAGTATCGGAGGAAGTCATAACTTATTATAAGCAGAAAAGCGGTGTTCAGATTGTAGAATACAATCCCATGAAAGATGCTACTGATACGGAACTTGCCCTTGATCTGGCTGTATCCTTAGAACCGGAGCAAATTCTTATCCTTGGTGCTACGGGAACCAGAGCGGATCACATGCTTGCTAACATAGGGCTGTTGTATATGCCTTTGACAAAGAAAATTAGAACAACTCTGATTGATAAAAATAATAAAATTTATATGATAAATCATGATGCGGTTTTATACCGTAACAAGCTTCATGGTCCCAATGTATCCTTGCTTCCCTTTACAGAGACAGTAGATAAGATTACTCTAAAGGGTTTTAAATATCCCCTTGATGAGTATACCTTAAAGTTAGGCAGCAGTATTGGAATCAGTAATGAAGTAACGGAAGAAAGAGCAGAAATCATATTAGGGTCAGGCATCCTTCTTGTGATTGAAGCAAAAGACTGA
- the rpe gene encoding ribulose-phosphate 3-epimerase, translating to MMYKLAPSILAADFFRLGEYIKEAEAAGVEYLHIDVMDGEFVPSISFGTPIIKSIRKESRLVFDVHLMVEEPIRYLEDFKEAGADIITVHAEACKHLHRTVSKIKELGLKAGVSLNPATPLSALDYILDEVDMILIMSVNPGYGGQAFLPLSMNKIRSLKKILDEKQLKVDIEVDGGISASNVEEVIKAGANVIVAGTAVFGGNITENVKAFQEVFRKHEVG from the coding sequence ATTATGTATAAATTGGCACCTTCAATTTTGGCTGCGGACTTTTTTAGACTTGGTGAATATATTAAAGAAGCGGAAGCGGCCGGAGTGGAATACCTCCACATTGATGTAATGGATGGTGAATTTGTCCCCAGTATATCATTTGGAACTCCGATCATAAAATCCATAAGAAAGGAATCCAGGCTTGTTTTTGATGTTCATCTTATGGTAGAGGAGCCGATACGTTATCTGGAGGATTTTAAGGAAGCGGGTGCTGATATTATAACTGTTCATGCAGAGGCCTGCAAGCATCTTCACAGAACAGTTTCTAAGATCAAAGAACTGGGGTTGAAGGCTGGTGTTTCTCTGAATCCGGCAACACCTCTCTCTGCCCTTGATTACATTCTGGATGAAGTTGATATGATCCTCATCATGAGTGTAAATCCGGGGTATGGCGGACAGGCTTTTCTGCCTCTTTCCATGAACAAAATCAGGAGTTTGAAAAAAATCCTTGATGAAAAACAGTTAAAAGTGGATATTGAGGTTGATGGCGGAATCAGTGCCTCCAATGTTGAAGAAGTTATAAAAGCAGGTGCTAATGTTATTGTTGCTGGAACTGCGGTATTCGGAGGCAATATTACCGAAAATGTAAAGGCTTTTCAGGAAGTATTTCGTAAGCATGAGGTTGGTTGA
- the pknB gene encoding Stk1 family PASTA domain-containing Ser/Thr kinase, with protein MLKPGMYISDRYEIIDKVGSGGMADVYKAKCHRLNRYVAIKVLKPEFSDDTNFVKKFRGEAQSAAGLSHPNIVSVYDVGEDNGLYYIVMELVEGITLKHFIERKGKLEVKEAVGIAIQIAMGMEAAHINHIIHRDIKPQNIIISKEGKVKVTDFGIAKATNSNTITSNAMGSVHYLSPEQARGGYSDEKSDIYSLGITMYEMLSGEVPFVGDNTVSVALLHIQGEAIPLREIDPSIPPSIEKIIQKCMQKKPERRYLSASELITDLKRSISNPNGDFVVIPAAGVSDSPTITISEDEVSHIKTASTQPGRNTGNLEGKMNNTNPDLKHTSTNLNLKSKEDDEEDIDQVDPRVEKIIFIGSIVAGVILVILIIFFVINIFHLFPGNKDNNLPSDEITATVTPSAEPTDEAATTVIMPSVVGYSFEDAEKRLKAKSEDLRIKAEEKTSDKYEKGIVIEQYPASEAEIDSDGEVKLVVSLGPETFPLPDVYNLGDSQASTTLTDSGLVIKHEYAFDDNIVEGNVISTEPIKGTSVKKGDTIILIMSKGPEKTTVLVPDVLNSSKADAIAKLKDNNLVEGSITEDYSDTYAKGKVMGQSKSGGSEVTRGTAIDLVISLGPDARPTSYTGSVTIDENPFDYPGDSGIVLFQLFQNGKSTDLEKRTMNYDSFPVTLPITSSSGSDATVSMMIGRDAEEGDSGAVLESGRWVVYEEYGTAWDVEFTAER; from the coding sequence ATGTTAAAACCGGGTATGTATATCAGCGACCGCTACGAAATAATAGACAAAGTAGGTTCCGGTGGTATGGCAGATGTTTATAAAGCCAAGTGCCATCGGTTAAACCGTTATGTAGCTATTAAAGTTCTTAAGCCGGAATTCAGTGATGACACGAATTTTGTTAAGAAATTCAGAGGAGAAGCTCAATCTGCAGCAGGTTTGTCACACCCAAATATCGTAAGCGTATATGATGTAGGAGAAGATAATGGTCTATATTATATTGTAATGGAATTGGTTGAGGGTATCACTTTAAAGCACTTTATCGAAAGAAAAGGTAAGCTGGAAGTGAAAGAAGCTGTGGGCATTGCCATACAGATAGCAATGGGTATGGAAGCGGCTCATATAAATCATATTATTCATAGAGATATCAAACCCCAGAACATCATTATTTCTAAGGAAGGTAAAGTTAAGGTTACTGATTTCGGTATTGCAAAAGCCACCAATTCCAATACGATTACCTCAAATGCAATGGGGTCTGTACACTATCTTTCACCGGAGCAGGCAAGAGGTGGTTACAGTGATGAGAAAAGTGATATTTATTCACTTGGTATAACCATGTATGAGATGTTGTCCGGAGAAGTGCCCTTTGTGGGAGACAATACAGTTTCTGTAGCTCTTTTGCATATACAGGGGGAAGCTATTCCCTTAAGGGAAATTGACCCGTCCATACCACCAAGTATAGAAAAGATAATTCAGAAATGTATGCAGAAGAAGCCCGAGAGAAGGTACCTCTCAGCTTCTGAACTGATAACGGATTTAAAGCGTTCCATTTCGAATCCAAATGGAGATTTTGTCGTGATTCCAGCAGCAGGTGTTTCTGATTCTCCCACGATAACAATATCAGAGGATGAAGTTAGCCACATCAAAACGGCGTCTACCCAACCTGGCAGAAATACAGGAAACCTGGAAGGAAAAATGAACAATACCAATCCTGACCTAAAGCATACTTCGACTAATTTGAATTTAAAATCCAAGGAGGACGACGAGGAGGATATTGATCAGGTTGATCCAAGAGTGGAGAAGATTATATTTATCGGATCAATTGTAGCCGGTGTAATACTGGTCATTTTGATTATTTTCTTTGTCATTAATATATTTCATCTTTTCCCGGGGAATAAAGACAACAATCTTCCGTCGGACGAAATAACAGCTACTGTTACACCTTCTGCTGAACCCACAGATGAAGCAGCTACAACTGTTATCATGCCTTCCGTTGTAGGCTATTCCTTTGAGGATGCTGAAAAGAGACTGAAAGCAAAGTCAGAGGATTTGCGGATTAAGGCAGAAGAAAAGACCTCTGATAAATATGAGAAGGGGATAGTAATTGAACAGTACCCGGCTTCAGAAGCTGAAATAGACAGCGACGGTGAAGTAAAGTTGGTTGTAAGTTTGGGACCGGAGACCTTCCCACTTCCTGATGTATATAATCTAGGTGATAGTCAAGCTTCTACGACATTAACTGACAGCGGCCTTGTAATAAAACATGAATATGCTTTTGATGATAATATTGTTGAGGGTAATGTTATCTCAACAGAACCTATTAAAGGAACTTCCGTTAAAAAGGGAGATACCATCATATTAATTATGAGTAAAGGACCTGAAAAGACTACTGTTTTGGTTCCTGATGTACTGAATTCAAGTAAAGCAGATGCCATTGCCAAGTTAAAGGATAATAACCTGGTAGAAGGTAGTATAACCGAGGATTACTCTGACACTTATGCGAAAGGAAAGGTAATGGGACAGAGCAAGAGCGGTGGTTCTGAAGTGACCAGAGGTACAGCCATTGATCTTGTAATCAGTTTAGGCCCTGATGCAAGACCGACCTCCTATACAGGTTCTGTAACCATAGATGAAAATCCTTTTGACTACCCGGGAGACAGCGGCATTGTACTGTTCCAGCTGTTCCAGAATGGAAAAAGCACTGATCTGGAGAAGAGAACAATGAACTACGACAGTTTTCCTGTTACGCTGCCTATAACCAGCAGCAGTGGTTCTGATGCAACGGTATCTATGATGATAGGCAGAGATGCGGAAGAAGGCGACTCTGGAGCGGTATTAGAAAGCGGAAGATGGGTTGTTTATGAGGAATACGGAACCGCCTGGGACGTAGAATTTACGGCGGAGCGATAA
- the mraZ gene encoding division/cell wall cluster transcriptional repressor MraZ — MFMGEYNHTIDTKGRIIMPSKFRDELGDNFVVTQGLDGCLFVYPNEEWMNFVNQLKNLPGTKDARQLQRYFMAGAADCEVDKQGRVLIPAKLRETAALEKDIVFVGVLSKIEIWSKERWDSNNNYENMDQVAEHMADFGLSF; from the coding sequence ATGTTCATGGGAGAGTATAACCATACGATCGATACAAAAGGACGAATTATAATGCCCTCCAAATTCAGAGATGAATTAGGAGATAATTTTGTAGTTACCCAGGGATTAGATGGGTGTCTTTTTGTATATCCTAATGAAGAATGGATGAATTTCGTCAACCAGCTGAAGAATCTTCCGGGTACTAAAGATGCCAGACAATTACAGCGATATTTTATGGCTGGAGCAGCTGATTGCGAAGTGGACAAGCAGGGAAGAGTTTTGATACCTGCTAAATTAAGAGAAACAGCGGCTCTTGAAAAAGATATTGTATTTGTTGGTGTGCTAAGTAAGATTGAAATCTGGTCCAAAGAAAGATGGGATAGTAACAACAATTATGAAAATATGGATCAGGTAGCTGAGCATATGGCAGATTTCGGGCTAAGTTTTTAA
- the ychF gene encoding redox-regulated ATPase YchF: protein MKLGIVGLPNVGKSTLFNSLTKAGAESANYPFCTIDPNVGIVAVPDERLKVLGDLYHTEKIVPAAIEFVDIAGLVKGASKGEGLGNQFLSNIREVDAIVHVVRCFEDSNIIHVDGSVEPLRDIETINLELIFSDLEIIERRIARTSKGAKNDKTLAKELELLERLKSHLEEGNLAKSFEVSDEEEAVLVTSFNLLTYKPVIYAANVKEEDLSDDGVTNSQVAQVREFAAKEGSEVFVICAQIEQEIAELDEEEKKMFLEDLGLKESGLEKLIAASYSILGLISYLTAGPKETKAWTIQKGTKAPQAAGKIHSDFERGFIRAEIVSYSNLTECGNFNLAKEKGLVRSEGKEYVVQDGDVVLFRFNV, encoded by the coding sequence ATGAAACTAGGTATAGTAGGTTTACCCAATGTAGGTAAAAGCACACTTTTTAATTCTCTCACAAAAGCAGGAGCGGAATCCGCGAATTATCCTTTTTGCACCATAGATCCTAACGTAGGAATTGTTGCAGTACCGGATGAAAGGTTGAAAGTATTAGGTGATCTTTATCATACTGAAAAAATAGTTCCTGCTGCAATTGAATTTGTAGATATTGCAGGTCTTGTCAAGGGAGCCTCTAAAGGTGAAGGCCTCGGAAATCAGTTTCTCTCTAATATCAGAGAAGTAGATGCTATTGTCCATGTGGTACGTTGCTTTGAAGACAGCAATATTATCCATGTTGATGGCAGCGTTGAACCATTAAGAGATATAGAGACTATTAATCTGGAATTAATTTTCTCTGATTTGGAGATAATTGAAAGAAGAATAGCAAGAACTTCAAAGGGTGCCAAAAATGATAAGACACTTGCAAAAGAATTGGAACTTTTGGAAAGACTAAAAAGTCATCTGGAAGAAGGAAATCTTGCCAAGAGCTTTGAGGTTTCAGATGAGGAAGAAGCTGTTCTTGTAACCTCATTTAACCTGCTTACCTATAAGCCTGTAATCTATGCGGCGAATGTAAAGGAAGAAGACCTTTCCGACGATGGAGTGACGAATAGCCAGGTAGCCCAAGTCAGAGAATTTGCAGCAAAGGAAGGCTCGGAAGTATTTGTTATCTGTGCGCAGATAGAACAGGAAATTGCCGAGCTTGATGAGGAAGAAAAGAAAATGTTCTTAGAAGATCTGGGACTGAAAGAATCCGGTCTTGAGAAATTGATTGCTGCCAGTTATAGCATTCTTGGACTGATCAGCTATTTGACGGCAGGACCGAAGGAAACCAAAGCCTGGACGATTCAAAAAGGAACCAAAGCTCCTCAGGCGGCTGGCAAGATACACTCGGATTTTGAACGAGGTTTTATACGAGCAGAAATCGTCAGCTATTCAAACCTTACGGAATGCGGTAACTTTAATCTTGCAAAAGAAAAAGGTCTGGTCCGTTCAGAGGGTAAAGAATATGTAGTTCAGGATGGAGATGTTGTTCTATTCCGGTTTAATGTTTAA